In Sphaeramia orbicularis chromosome 9, fSphaOr1.1, whole genome shotgun sequence, the sequence TCGACACGTCTcgattgcacttcatgttaatGACCACTAGATGTCCTCCTTGAGCACTGTGTCATTGGAGCCTCGAGCAACGAACCAGGTTTCATAAAGTGTCGAAGCGCCAACAAAGCCTTGTTCGGCCATCACTAATCGTGGGTCCATCTCTCACCTAACCCATGACAATGCCATTGTTAGAGCAAGGAGGAGCACACCATCTTGGCCCTTTTTATATAGGCTATTGGCTCACTTGACTTTACGAGGATCACCTTTACACCCTCACACCTCACCATCTGCAAATGGTTATTTAGTTATCATGAGACCTACTACCTGAAAGATGAGATGATTAATTACGACTGTTAAAACTGTTCCCTCTACTCACTTTTTACTGCCATAAGGTGTTTTgatatacactcaaggaaaaaagaaacgcaccattttcattttctcgatttttttttcagaaatatgacagttattgcaaaattgcaaactacaatgagttcagtactattctgagtcaaaatgaaaacattcctatttgaaaaagcttatggtcaggctagttcaaaccagactgaacccacaagtcagtctaagctgccctaggagcaagaatgctgggggaagtacaggcactgagtcctatcttctgtttctggttctacgtaccattctggtctgcacttatatttttaatatttagccaacttagtttgtgcagtactattcacctggtgtcccctttccccactcccctccgggggagtggctactttttcagttgtaaccgcttgggagccaatgacgacaggatctgcgctgacccatctgtgtcctgccctgacctgtgtcctgaccccctcccccacctgtcctggatggacatcctcggcctcaccactgtggatgggcctcctcgctcctgtctgtctcatccagcgggatagaccccccatgtgtccaccctactgcatccttgcagactagaactacatctgcaaatggacgtccatcagtcctggtgcatctatagcctgtccatccatgggagtggatctctccttcactgtggttctccccgaggtttctcccttttcccactgggttttgagtttttccttgccgagaaggagggtctaaggacgggggatgccctggacactactcattttctggctgtttatttgactgttgtttactccaactgcctctgtaaagccctttgagataaccttgttgtgatattgggctatacaaataaagttgaattgaattgaattgaaaatgaaatgattgttttcctggttctggttgattgattttgattagcaataagaactgtatttctgtattcctcacccaagtctgctcatgagtgaaactcagagatgaattggacctctcctcaattgtgcacaaccattccctataaaaagacaccaaaatggagcaaaaacacatttgtccacaatgccatgactactgcaaccggagagagatcgggccactggcatgcttcaagctggatggagcagacgggccgtagccaATTGCTGATTGGcacggtcctgtgcagcggttgtaacacgtggtcgaccagatctgggacggtcgttggaggagccggtggtgtggtaacaCTCAGCAGGGCAtacaacggtagagtggtggagtCCAAACACCTTGGCTACGggcccgtctgctccgtccagcttgaagcatgccaatggcccaatctctctccggttgcagtagtcgtggcattgtggacaaatgtgtttttgctccattttggtgtctttttatagggaatggttgtgcacaattgaggagaggtccaattcatctctgagtttcactcatgagcagacatgggtgaggaatacagaaatacagttcttattgctaatcaaaatcaatcaaccagaaccaggaaaacagttatttcattttgactcagaatagtactgaacacattgtagtttgtaattttgcaataactgtcatatttctgaaaaaaattgagaaaatgaaaatggtgcgtttcttttttccttgagtgtatctGAGGAATTGCATTTTAGGGTACATTATGTGCCTTTCTTCTGGTCTTAATAATACAGCCAGCCATTCAACTTCCAACCAATCATAGCACTTAGGTAGGATGACAGATTCCACAGTCTGTGTGCCTAGTGTCATCTCTATGGTAACCCTAACTGTGCATACATTGAACAAACAGACGCCACCAAAATTCCATTTGAACTTGGATTTGAATATTTTAATCTGTGTCATCCTCTTGGAGCTGATGGAGGAAAGGAGAATAATGATTAATACAGTATTTTAATACAGTATTTGTGTTAAAGTCGGCATACAGTGCATTGAAGGCATAACTCACCTTCCACTCAAGTTTTTGGACTTCCAGGTCCAATTTTCTTAACGTCCTCCTTTTTATTTCTGAGTCAAGTGCAaggttttccatctttttttttaaattgtattggaTATCCACTTCTGCCAGTTGTATTTGCCGCCGGAGATGGTTGGCATACCACTGTCTGATTGCTTGGGAGTTCTGTAAACACATGACAATTAGCACAGTGggcattcaaaagattcgattcgttcatgaacgtcacttCACTAGTAGACTGAATGATACCTCCACAAGCTTGACATGACACCTCGTGCCTCCTGGAATCCCCAGAGATGGTCTCCTCATCGCCatcatctgctgctgctgttgcgcTGGTGCCTTCACCCTAACACATTTAATGGGATTCTTATTGAAGATAGTAAATGAGCCATGCCAGGCCTACAGTATGGCTTTGATGGAGTACTCACTGGATCAGCATCGTCTAGTGCAGTGGTCCctaacttttttgtacttttcatGCTTGAAAATTTGCCGCAGAAAAGGTAGAGGTGCGGTGGGtttcaataacaaaaacctttgccagttcagagcatgtgatctgaaacacactGTATACAAGgcaattacaatgattctacagtagaatatcaactgcaactagatggtcccatgtgtgtgtgtgtgtgtgtgtgggggggggggggacactccAGTTGTGTTCCGTATAtaaacccagccacacaaagatatgaggttggaaacagaagaaggactttcaaggcttttgtggcgatatctgcatattttgctttgactttaatccagaatgcaaagAGGTCTGAActtgtctcaaacatggactgATGCGCCGGAGCATTTTTGAGGCACTTGTGGGTCACCTGTTGTGATGAACCTTTAACttaggcaggaatcctgatatttccttctaaatgcagatttctgtttgcaggcagtctgtgaaccttctgcagcctcattgtttcctcatttcttcccgaaaaagttctccagtgaattttatttttggttcatttcatagcttgtgtttctactgattcatgaaatggtgcACCAGAGTCAGGAGCGGTTGTGAGGTGAGGTGGAaatggtcgcttttcaaaataaaatctccataAGACTAATGGACAAAATTGCTTAAATATTaaccacatatttttttcttacccAGTACCAATGACCCACAGTCCGGGGACCAGGGGTTGCGGACTACAGGTCTAGTGTATGTGTTTGTGACCCTGGTGTTGGTGGACCCAACAGTGTGACAGTGCTGCTAGAAACTGCACGGAAAACCAAAGTCAGACAGTCCAAACAGATGTGACATGAATGTGGTTATGTCCCATGTAGAGATGGAAGAATGTACCTTGTATGAAGCAGGTGGCATCTTGGGAAGGACACGTGCTTGTGTCTGTCCCCCCAGGGATCCCCTCCAACACAGGCCTGCCTTTATTGTGGGTCAAAGCTATGTCCTCTGCTGAGGTGAGGTCAGCTTTCGGTGACCCACCACCCGTACCCTGCTGGTGGGTTTTCTTTTTGACAGCTAAAACAGAACAGACATGTGTGAGCAGACACACTCTGGGTACAGTGTACACTTGGGTGTTGTAGAGTATTGGTCAGCGCACTTACCAGTCTGCAggatgttcttgtattttattttgacttGCTGCCATGTGCATTTTGGCCCAGCCATGTTggatctatacatacatacatacatgcatgcatgcatgcatgcatacatacatacatacatacatacatacatacatacatacatacatacatacatacatacatacatacatacatacacacacacacacacacacacattcctgtaCAGCATAAGGAGTGAGGTCCGAGTGAATTAACCTGAGAAGTGAGGACCACCCTTTCTGCTATACTTAGAGACAAATGAATGCCCAATCACAACAGTAGGTGGCAGGCTCATGTCATTTTCCACCTCAGTTtgtagaaacacacaaaaaaatttttgaatttttttaaacccaTTCTACCCTCTGACTGAGGaccgttgggggggggggcggggcgggggtgtattttaagtgttttccacTAAAAACTTGAGATATTTGAGTAGAATTACATCATTTGAAGTTCCTAGATGAGCAGAAGACAAAAAATATTAGTCAACATGACTGATGTACTTCAActatacatttttttcctttcaagAAACCAAACTTCACAGTTATCCAtcaatcaaactcaaaataaatCTGAAAGGAATTCATTTTTCAGTCAACTTTTATTTTAATTACTCTGGAAATGTATAAACTGCCTCGGTTTTCTGTGCCTGAGTACACAAAGTATATAAGTTAAATTAGCatttaaatttaacccataaagacccagtgctacttctgtggtgttTCCAAGAGTTCTCTTGAATTAGTACAGACTGGTTAAATTAtatccatttattatcatattattctctgtattttgtgttttttcattgtacatcaggtattttcctatatttaactcactgatcatgtaaatgtttttaaaatctcagttgaggattattatatcagaaacaaagaaaaacgaAGGAATTAGTGACTTTCAGTAAATACATCATTAATATAAatccagtgtccatccactgtcacagaTCAGACTGCAGGGGTTAAtaattgttttattctgttttgttcagtttgtggtttatgctgttcatgtcatttattttatttgttagggtttgttttatacattttgtattcacttttgttaattttattgaacttaaacccagcgtgtctatccactgtcaatgatccaattccaattactgacatgtattgataggattagtggatcaacaggtattaaacagtttagatcagtagacggtttaggttgacggtggatgtttgggtctttatgggttaaagtgcctTTATAAACTGCAACAATTATGCATAAACAAGTACATAAATCAAACTGCAATTTTAAAGTGCCTCAAATAATTGCAGTAATAATATTACTCATTAAAGTGCATAAATTAAAGTGCTTCAGTCAGctgcaataataaaataaataaaagaaatgtactttttttttttacattgaactgCCAGagtaaaccacaaaaatacagtgcatgaacgtACACAAatgctttgttttggtgtaaatatttGAAAGAACAATATCTGAGTTAACAGCCTCAAAACTTCAGGAAACGTGAGGCATCTCTTCTTTTATGTGCGACAATGGTGTTATAAACAAAGTTTTTAACATCCTTCCATGACCGTTGGGCTAAAGCCCTCTCTTGTTCGATGCATGCTGTGCAGTCCTTCTTGCCAGGAACTTTCCTCTCCCCTACAAACCTGCCCAGGTGTTTATTCACAGCACTCTTCTCTTTCTCAGTCCAGGGCCGCTTCACAGAAGACTTAGATGGGGCTGTGAGTGACACAGAAGGTCTGTTAGATCATGGACATCACAATGAAGCTTTATTGGCATCACTGACCGATTACAGAAACAGAATATGATGGAGGCTTTGAattgtcatgtgttttttttcttcatttcttactcacgtgtttgttgtttttttggaggTGTTTTTTTGCTCTGTGTCAGCGGTACTCCTTGGCTCACATCTACaacaggaacagacagaatataatACAATTGTTTATGATAATATCTACATGGCATAGCACAACAGCTGGTTGACCAGAGGAAAGAGTGTTTTATAATAAAAATGGTTAACtcactgtctgtgtctgaacctgCTGTCTCTGTGTCAGCGAGGGGGTCCGTTCCCTTTGTGGAGGACATTTCAGGGTCTCCATCTAAAAAATAACCCAGCATAAGCCTGCATACTGTGGATGAAGTGCAAAGCACAAGCTCCTAAAATCATCTGTCTGTATGTGTAATCTGACGGCTCtacgtttaattcactgatcaaataTCATGTACAGCATCATCACTGTCTCATACCGTCATCTCTGCCTGTCTTCTTTCTGACAACATCAGAGATGGAGGTGGAAACTTCACCTGTGAACATCAGTCATTCTAAATTAGCCCTCAGTAGTGTATCGTTAACTGTTTATGAATAATCTGAGTGGCGCAAGATTAACATTAGGCAGACCAGAGGCATAAGGGTTTGTTTCATAAAGAACAAATCTAACTGATATTGAATTGAAATATTCATTTTGAATATGAAGACAGCAGCAAAGATTATTAAgagaagacaaaaacacactaaacataaaataatcaaaatgaaaatGCCAGGAAacctatatatttaaaaaaaaaaaaaaagtgggaagaATAACATAACTTCTCACTTCTACATAAATCAATTAAACCAATAACAAGGATGTTTGTTAACTCACCATCTGTGTCTGAACCTGCTGTCTCTCTGTCAGTGAGGGGGTCCATTCCCTTTCTGGAGGACATTTCAGGGTCTCCATCTGAAAAATAACACAAGCTAAGCTGGTATACTGTAGCTGTACCATACATCTGTGTGTAATCCAACGGTTTATTTACTCAACTCTGGTAGATCAGTCAGGGAGACTATGACACAATGATTCAGCATTTAAATGATGCTTTTTCCTCATTGTTGTACTCACGTCGTTTCAGTCTTTTCTTTGTTTGTGGTTTATTCTTCTGTGTCAGCAGGATTTCTGCACCCTCATCTAtaacaacaacagataaacatTAGGTCCTGTTCATAGATCTTCTCAGGTACACATTATCATTCAAGAGTTCATGGATACAACTGTTTATGATAATATCTATATGGCATagcacaggagtgtcaaactgattttaattcaggggccacatgcagtgccatataatctcaagtgggtcaaactagtaaaataataactgtaaaaaagtaaaattacatcatgaaaaccattacatttacaaagtttaattaaaaatgtaaataacatgaacaacctgaaattagaAAATAAGAGGACCAGAAAAGTTGACCAGAGGAAAGAGtattttataatataaataattaacTTACCATCTGTGTCTGAACCTGCTGTCTCTCTGTCAGAGAGGGGGTCCATTCCCTTTGTGGAGGACATTTCAGGGTCTCCATCTGAAAAATAACACAAGCTGAGCTGGTGTACTGTAGCTGTACCATATACAGTGAAAGCATCTATGCATAAACTGACGGTTGACTGTACCCTCATGTATAGGTTTGTATGTGCACCATCATCATCAGTGTGTCATACCTTCATCTACTTCTCTGCCTGTCTTCCTTCTGATGACATCAGAGGTGGAGGTGGAACTTTCACCTGTGAACATCAGTCATTCTAAATTAGCCCTCAGTAGGAAGGGACAAACAAAGAATGTCTTTATTAGCTTACAGTCCATTCATTTCACACCTAGGTCTGACAACCGTGAAATGAGACTTAGTGAATTCTGTGTATTTGGCTTCATGTTCAAGAAAGATACAATTATTTGTTCATACATTCTTTCATTTtactgtacatatttctggttcTAAATGGTACTTGCGTCACATCATGTGCATTTGTAGCGGTCATTGAAAGATGCTGttctacagtatgtatgtataatattgATGATTTATGTAGCCATAGTAGCATAATGATGGTATTAAGAAGTGGATTCATTTAAGTTTGGTGGCGCTGAAGGCCTAGATGTGAAATGCATGGCTTGCCACTTCTCCAAAATACATACACAGTGTATACATACCACAGACAAATGGCTCAATTGTTTTGAGGTTCTTCCCTGCCAAAGACCTCGTGCCTTCCTCCATTGCAAACAGAAGTTTGCTTATTTTTGCGATTTGAAAGGTTTTGTCCGTCTGTCGATAAAAGTCCCGATGAACTCTGATGTCGTGACCCATAAACCTTGCCACTTGTTCCAGCTCTTGTTCACTAAGATCCAGGAGTTGACAGAGTGTGGCCACCTGTTTTCGTAGTTTAGTTGATCTCAGGAGTTCAGGGTTTTCTGCTTTACTTTCCACTGCGTATTTTCGCAGACAGTCGCATCCACGAATACTTGTCATTACACCCGGTCTTGCGAACAGATAAGGATTCTCTTCAAGGACGCCTGCTTTCTCTCTCCATGTAACTAACAAATCAACTGAATTCTTCATTCTTTCAGTCAAGAAAATAGGAACCTTCCTACTTCTTTTCCCTCTGACTTCTATGCGGGTTAGTAACTTACTCAGCTCTTTCTCCAGAGGTGACAGAGTTTCATAAATGTCCTGATTTATGGGGTTTGTACACGCCTTCTTGTAAGCCTCAACAGTCAAGCGTGATGCTTCCCCTTCACGTCGTTTGTTAAAGACAATGACCTGTGCCAGTACCGTCTCATTTAATGTCCTGTAGGCCATTAAGCTCTGCTGTTGCGTTAGTTCATCCCGTGCTTTGTCTTCCACCATTCTGAGGTGGTTTCTCAGAGTCATCACATCTCTGGTGAGGGGGATGTCATCCTGTTTATTCCATCTCTTCTCTTGAATACTCTGGTGTGCACTCACAGACACATCACATTTCCAGTTTTTATCCAGAAGTTCCAAGAACTTTTTACCTCTCTTCTCTTCAAGGTCGTCATCATTCATAAGTGCCTGTCCTATGAGGACTTGCACTGCTCCTTTAAGACAGAATCCTATTTTTACTGCTGTAGAAGGTTTTCCATATTCATTTTTGCCTGGACTAAACTCTGTCAGCTTCTTCGCAACATTTACAACAAATTTAAATTTTGATGGGACACACACATCCTGAAGAACCTTCACAGTCTTGTCCATCTGTTTGGCTACCAACATAAATCTACCAAGCTCCCTAAGTCTTTGTGCTATGTACTGGTGCCTTGATTTCACTCGTCCATGTTTTGCATAAAGTGCATCACCATATCTACAAATCAACACATCACTCCTTATGTGAAAAGACACATCATCTTGCCGCATCTTATTAATGATATCCTCACATCCACCTGACAGAGCTGCATTTGGAAGCAGAGTGGCAGCGAGACTTTGGACTctacttcttgttttttttgtgccaccCTCTAGATGTTTCTTACTCCGACATACAGACTGGTGTCTCCACAGATCCCACTTCACAAACATTCCATAACAGTGTGGGCATGGTAAATAATCTTTAGCACTAGCTTTCTTTGAGGGTTGTTTCCAAGTTATTAGTTCTCCACTCCCTTTTTCTAAGACATGTGTGTTGTGCTTGTAGTCTCCTTTATTGCGGAGTTTTTCCAAAAGAACCTTtcgttgcttggagcctatctcaaAGCTGAAAGCATAGGCGACATCCTTTTTGTCCATGTGTTTCCTCTGCAGGTGCCGTGCCATCTTTAGAATTGCTTTGTTGcagtaaaaacaataatgttttttGTCCCATGTTCGTTTCTTGGCTCCCCTTTTTGTGCACGTTTTTATTGAAACAGTTGATGTCACTTCTGtctcctttgtattttgtttacTTCTTCGTTTCTGATACTTTTGGGGGTTCTTGCCTTTATTAATGGTGTACTTGCCATTTTTCTGACTTGAAAGTTTTTCAGGGCTTTCCCATTCCTCCTCACTGGATGATGCTGGCGTATTGGGATGATACTCTTCCTCTGAGCCTACATCACTGCTGGATTCGCTGTCGGATGAATCAGTTTTCTCCAAGACTTCACCCAGCTGTAAGGAGAGAGCATCGTTAGAAGACAGTGGATGCTACCGTCTATATGAGCAGTGAAGAcatctgttatactgtagttcaaGGACCTGTTAGATATGCAACTCTGCTGCATCTTGGTGGATATTAATTCTCATAATAACATAACTGACAACAGGTCTTTGTATGGTTGAAAGTTTAAGTGATGAAAAAGGCATAATGACAGATTTGGAAAAATACATACCCCTGGTGAAGTGTCAGCCATTTGTGTTGGTCTGTCAGTCATTTGTCTCTGGACATAAAACAAAAGGAGACAGCAACATAATGTGTATCATCTTTCATATGGGGAACTGAGACTAACAtcctaaaataaacaaacatatgaGTCAATCATTTCAGTTCAATAAATTCAATGAAGGACAAACCCTCCCAAATAATaaacatcacatttaaaatatgcAACCAAATATTTGCCTTAATTCCATGCTAACTGTATTTACTCTGTAACCAGCTTCCAGATTTCAGAAGTGTGTCTGAATAATCAAGTAAGTTCTTGAGATGAAAGCATGaatttttattcattaatgattGCACAAACTGTTTATGATGTGGAATAAAGATTTTCATCACTTTATTGAGGTGAGACTTTAAGCTTCAATGACAATTcaatctgaaaataaaaacactaagccTTATCACCTCAGAATTAGTTTTTCCTGAAGTACTCAACagcatttatattatttaacttatttatttcatttatttaacctggaagtcccattgagattagaaatctcttttgcaagggagacctggccaaggtagcagccaacAAAGTCCAAATGATACAAAACACGTATATGATACACAATAaactataaaacaataaaacacagtccagtcaatcaaccataatggcatcaagagaAACAATGACATTCCTCCCTCACTGAATtccccatgatacttttaaaatcatcaaCAGAAATGAGtggatgtagttttacagtttttttaatattattccaCAACCATGGAGCATCGTAGGAAAATGTTgtgtttccaaagtctgtcagaggTCATGAACAGTCAAATGGaaccacttggaggaacgtaGATGGACAGGACTATGGTTAACAGACAGAAGATTACTGAGGTACTTAGAGAGTTTACCCATCAATGCTTTATAGATGAATAGGAACCAATGTTTTTGTCTATGAGCGGTTAATGATGTCCAGCCCTCTGGACCATAGAGAGTGCAGTGGTGAGTGAGAGATTTTGCATTTGAAAGGAAACGTAAAGAAGCGTGATATACTGAGTCAAGGCTCTTCAAAGTTGAGGTAGCTGCATGTCTGTACAGTATATCACCGTAAACAGTCACAGACAGAAAGGTGGCTTCCACAAGTCTTTTCTTTGCAGTGATGTGAAACaggatttatttctaaaataagtTGAAGCTACTGGTACTGTACAAGAGTTGGAGAGCATTTcattttatctaaaacaatgtgCAATGcccattaattaaccctttaaggacaaccattataacaggctgcttgtatttggtttttttttttgcaaaatagtgccagaaaatatgttttttgcaaCTTCTTTAGTCAAGTCAAGTCTGGTACAGGTTCATACCATCTTCCAATTATTAATGTGAAAAAGATAATTCTTATAGCAGACAGgagcagttgtttgtttacctgctttactagtttcagctacttcctgtagccttcgtcagatGCGTCACATGATGCTACAATGACATGTCTTATATGCTTAGAAGAATTCTTCATGTCATTGTAACATTATGTGATGcttctgacgaaggctacaggaagtagcagaaaactagtaaagcaggtaaacaaacaactgctcCTGTCTGTTATATGAATTATCTTTTTCACAATAACAATCAGTATAtgtccattactactactactactactactactacttcttcttattcttattattactattatatgtAACAAACGCATAAAACCATGCTACAGcaaataatatttattatttattataaattaatatttattatgaaaaactacATGTTCATAATGAAATTATAATAAGAAATAACCTTTCCTCTGTTCGATGTGTTGGTCCATtgtagtttgtctagatcattgtgtgtccatgttgttgtcgttctttttggttctttctaGTTCATGttgatcctgtgtgatagtctgtgttcactttgtgtctagttgtagacagagcccctcatttcactgacaaacacATCCATCGTctgattcacatacacacactgcatctgtgtacGCCCTGGATACGTCTggagatatagatatatatatatatatatatatatatatatatatatatatatatataattttattttattttatttttttcacatacacaaatatacacacatttatagaagatttacacatacaacTATATATCAACTATACaaacaatttaattttaattttgataAAAGCATTTAGTCTTACTTAAAGTTTGAAGTGCTTTATTAACACGGAACTGTTATTGATAAACTGTGTAGTCACTGCAGTGTGCAATAATAAACATAACTATTGAGCAAAACAGACCAATGAACAATCATTATGTGATCCATGAGGACATTTTTACTTtaagaggaaataaaaaaaaaaaatacttgcaaACTTGTACATCTGTCCTTATTCATGAGCCCCAAATTCTAAATGAAATTCAACATTATgaattttctattgttttatgaTCACAGGTTCTGTCTGAAAAGAAGTGGCAACATTTTAATCAGTGAAagcacactgacaaaaaaaaattaatttaatgatCAACCAGTGTGCTATACTGT encodes:
- the LOC115425182 gene encoding uncharacterized protein LOC115425182, with the translated sequence MTDRPTQMADTSPGLGEVLEKTDSSDSESSSDVGSEEEYHPNTPASSSEEEWESPEKLSSQKNGKYTINKGKNPQKYQKRRSKQNTKETEVTSTVSIKTCTKRGAKKRTWDKKHYCFYCNKAILKMARHLQRKHMDKKDVAYAFSFEIGSKQRKVLLEKLRNKGDYKHNTHVLEKGSGELITWKQPSKKASAKDYLPCPHCYGMFVKWDLWRHQSVCRSKKHLEGGTKKTRSRVQSLAATLLPNAALSGGCEDIINKMRQDDVSFHIRSDVLICRYGDALYAKHGRVKSRHQYIAQRLRELGRFMLVAKQMDKTVKVLQDVCVPSKFKFVVNVAKKLTEFSPGKNEYGKPSTAVKIGFCLKGAVQVLIGQALMNDDDLEEKRGKKFLELLDKNWKCDVSVSAHQSIQEKRWNKQDDIPLTRDVMTLRNHLRMVEDKARDELTQQQSLMAYRTLNETVLAQVIVFNKRREGEASRLTVEAYKKACTNPINQDIYETLSPLEKELSKLLTRIEVRGKRSRKVPIFLTERMKNSVDLLVTWREKAGVLEENPYLFARPGVMTSIRGCDCLRKYAVESKAENPELLRSTKLRKQVATLCQLLDLSEQELEQVARFMGHDIRVHRDFYRQTDKTFQIAKISKLLFAMEEGTRSLAGKNLKTIEPFVCGESSTSTSDVIRRKTGREVDEDGDPEMSSTKGMDPLSDRETAGSDTDDEGAEILLTQKNKPQTKKRLKRHGDPEMSSRKGMDPLTDRETAGSDTDGEVSTSISDVVRKKTGRDDDGDPEMSSTKGTDPLADTETAGSDTDNVSQGVPLTQSKKTPPKKQQTPPSKSSVKRPWTEKEKSAVNKHLGRFVGERKVPGKKDCTACIEQERALAQRSWKDVKNFVYNTIVAHKRRDASRFLKF